One Candidatus Aminicenantes bacterium genomic window carries:
- a CDS encoding ATP-binding protein: MFKRWLQINLEVTSSALILGPRRSGKTTLLCRRYPDLTYCTLDDLDALSWAEKDPKGLVNSLGKAFIIDEAQRCPKLTVAVKYAIDNLGARALLTGSSSIGLLDSTADSLAGRIEILYLPTACWGEDTGPPQHGLLQSRPSIPVLKQGARLLEEALEYGGFPEVLCQPQTELKRKILANYRNTYFTRDLMQLANIENLDALMGIFHHLARSIGSTLDVSNFAREAGVSFQTARKYLNTLHQAQLSFKLQGYHGGPAKRFLKSAKTYFADMGILRSLPVKLSEGQLLENFVLAELEKRRKLGLIPCERFFYYKSTGGSEVDLVFEIKDTVYAVEIKSTVNPGPGDVRNLKSFARQLGKPCRLLFFYRGDEYRRLDEVQLIPVAALYRCGGL; this comes from the coding sequence ATGTTTAAAAGATGGCTGCAGATCAACTTAGAAGTGACGTCAAGCGCGCTGATCCTCGGTCCGCGCCGTTCCGGCAAAACCACATTGTTGTGCAGACGGTACCCGGACCTCACTTACTGCACCCTGGATGATCTGGACGCCCTCTCCTGGGCCGAGAAGGACCCCAAGGGATTGGTGAATTCCCTGGGAAAGGCTTTCATCATTGATGAGGCCCAGCGCTGTCCGAAGCTGACAGTTGCCGTCAAGTATGCCATCGACAACCTGGGAGCCAGGGCCCTGCTCACCGGCTCCAGCTCCATCGGCCTGCTCGATTCCACGGCCGACTCCCTGGCGGGACGCATTGAAATCCTGTACCTGCCGACCGCCTGTTGGGGAGAGGACACCGGCCCGCCGCAGCATGGTCTTCTGCAATCCAGGCCCTCAATTCCGGTTTTAAAGCAAGGCGCCCGCTTATTGGAAGAGGCGTTGGAATACGGGGGGTTTCCGGAAGTTCTTTGCCAGCCGCAAACGGAACTGAAACGAAAAATCCTGGCCAATTATCGCAACACCTACTTTACCCGGGACCTGATGCAGCTGGCCAATATCGAGAACCTCGACGCCTTGATGGGGATCTTTCATCACCTGGCCCGCTCGATTGGTTCCACCCTCGATGTCTCCAATTTCGCCAGGGAGGCCGGAGTCAGTTTCCAGACCGCCAGGAAATATCTCAACACCCTGCACCAGGCACAGCTCAGTTTCAAACTTCAAGGTTACCATGGCGGACCGGCCAAGCGTTTCCTGAAATCGGCCAAGACCTATTTCGCGGACATGGGCATATTGCGCAGCCTGCCGGTGAAGCTTTCAGAAGGCCAATTGCTCGAAAATTTCGTTCTGGCCGAACTGGAAAAAAGACGAAAACTCGGATTGATTCCCTGTGAACGCTTCTTTTATTACAAGAGTACCGGAGGTAGCGAGGTGGACCTGGTCTTTGAAATCAAGGATACCGTTTACGCGGTCGAAATCAAATCCACCGTCAACCCCGGTCCCGGCGATGTCCGCAACCTCAAGAGTTTCGCCAGGCAGCTGGGCAAACCCTGCCGCTTGCTTTTCTTTTATCGCGGCGACGAATACCGCCGGCTGGATGAAGTGCAACTGATCCCGGTTGCCGCCCTTTACCGCTGCGGCGGACTATAA